The Helicoverpa zea isolate HzStark_Cry1AcR chromosome 2, ilHelZeax1.1, whole genome shotgun sequence DNA window ATTCAGAGCCACGGACATAAATGAAGAAAGTTCGGTTCGAGAGTCCTGTGAAAGTTTTAAAACCTATCAATATGAACGACCGTGAATGCCATTCACCTCGTCCTATGATAGACAGACAGTTGCCTTATAACCGTCATGCAAACTTGCCTAACTTCTATAGTCAACCGAAAGTTTTGCCATACAGTGACGATCCTATGCAACTGTTCGAGAGCAGCAACGGTTCTCCGTATCCAATGATGAACAAAACACCATTGCCGGGTTATCAGAAGGGTCCAGACTGGTCACCGTCTAATGACTTAGAATTAAGTTTGCTTGATGCGTCCTACCATGAGCCACGAATGCCTACATTTTGTAGGTCTATCCTCAAGCCTGCAGACATTAATAGCAATCAAAACAGTGTTAAAGATGTTGTTCAAGTTAATACACCGCCCCAGACTTCTACAACTAGGGATAATTCAGTGAAACCACCAAATATTCTCATTAAAGACAATGatttctttattaaaagggATAATTTAGACAAATTTCATTTAGATATGAATCCAATACAGAAGCAATTCAATAAGCTAAGTCTAGACAAGGAAAATAACCCATTTGTAAAGAAGTCTGAAATGGTGCAAATGGCAGCAATTAAACCCACAGAAAATATTAATCAAGCTCTCTCACAGCCTACTGGTTTTGGTAATGAGGATTGTAGATGTCATCATTGCATTAAAAAAGTTGCTACTCCGAGTTATATCACAAACACACCGGCTGTTCATAACTTAGCTCATTGTGAGCCCAAATTTCCAGTACAAAATGTTACAAGACATAGTCATTGCCCTTGCAGTTTACCACCACAGCCTAACAGATGTTCATGTTGTAACAACACTCCTGCTCCTAGACAATGCCAACACAACATGTGTGGTGGAGACCAAGCAACCAGCCCAAAAATGAATGCTGTTGATAAAAAGACATGGGCCATTGAAAAATATGAGCAAGGCCAGAATTCCGATTCTATGCAGGTTGAAAAACAAACCAATATCTCTAAGGAGAAAAGGGAACCAACTGTATCTGATCTTTTCAAGATTATTAAGCTTCAGAATGAGCAATTACAATTGCTGCAAGAGAAAGTAGACAAGTTCATCTCATCTAGTCAGCAAACACAAGTACCTGCTCAAAGCCATTTAACAAATCATGTAGCTATTGAGACAGTTGGTAAGGAACAGCATAAAATATCA harbors:
- the LOC124640154 gene encoding uncharacterized protein LOC124640154, which translates into the protein MKKVRFESPVKVLKPINMNDRECHSPRPMIDRQLPYNRHANLPNFYSQPKVLPYSDDPMQLFESSNGSPYPMMNKTPLPGYQKGPDWSPSNDLELSLLDASYHEPRMPTFCRSILKPADINSNQNSVKDVVQVNTPPQTSTTRDNSVKPPNILIKDNDFFIKRDNLDKFHLDMNPIQKQFNKLSLDKENNPFVKKSEMVQMAAIKPTENINQALSQPTGFGNEDCRCHHCIKKVATPSYITNTPAVHNLAHCEPKFPVQNVTRHSHCPCSLPPQPNRCSCCNNTPAPRQCQHNMCGGDQATSPKMNAVDKKTWAIEKYEQGQNSDSMQVEKQTNISKEKREPTVSDLFKIIKLQNEQLQLLQEKVDKFISSSQQTQVPAQSHLTNHVAIETVGKEQHKISIGVMTSFEMVRTSTVINKEVVKTNENAQIQCNRSQISIKEVVSKGQTANPNFLDGIAPVGETMRAEFEAEGNALVNAAKNGGVLQPAGMNEEKTLNEMSLYDVQIDNATTPLMSPEQSLYLDIRDYSDSDTGSDDQSNVGWTYYNKVMTHVNGMLQDSDMPSSASALYRNTRQQMQTVQMQIDKTNVSVTKRVKFGDDPLGLHQPHIYASTDTSLKMNQLAAKYLKNGPVAAPQRPAVASRPPMPIDMSFATKNYMERHKLLQGVQPPPKSTSPGEMPRF